GAGATGAGAATTTCTCCGTCAGGAAAGGGAATGTCAGGAAAGGGGGGAGAAGGGTAGGAAAAAGACAAGACGTCGGTCGACCTGTTCTTTCCCCGATATTCCCGGTTGACAATCCGAATCCGTCGGTTATTGACGAACGTGATGGTGACATTTTTTTTTGACTGTCCCAGCGTTTTTTGGGCTTCGTTTGCCAGAAGAGAGAGCGCAAAGGCGTCCACCGCAAACTTTTTCTGGTGGTTTTCGATTTCAACGGGCATTGAAAGCTCCCTGAACCTTTTCCGGAGAATTTTTTTTCTGTCCGGGAATAGTCGCTTTGGGATATGGAATCCGGTGGTGGTATATCGATACGAGAATTTGTGTGAATGTTCGCTTGATGGTAGCGATCTCTTCGAGAGTGAGCGGAGATTCATCCAGCTGACCATCTTTGATGATATCTGAAAATACGTCTTCGATCATCCCCTGAATTCTCGCAGGTGTTGGAGAAGATCTCTGCAAGACCCTTCCAGCAGCTTCGACGGCATCAGCAAGCATGATAATCGCTGTAATTTTCGAACGGGGCTTCGGTCCGGGATAACGAAAATCCGAATCCGGTCCCATTTTGTGATCCTCCGATTCTTGTTCAAAAGCTTTTCTGTAAAAAAATTGCATGAGTCGGGTGCCATGATGTTCGGGAATCGCATCAATCACAATCTGCGGCAAATGATATCGATGTCCGATTTCGATCCCGCGACGGACATGATCGATCAGGATGATCGCGCTCATTCTCGGGGTCAAAAGCTCATGACGATTATAGGCGGCTTGGTTTTCGATAAAATACTGGGGTCTTTCCATTTTTCCAATATCATGAAAGTAGGCACTGATCCGAGCGAGCTTCGGATTTTCCCCGATGGATGTTGCTGCTGCTTCCGACAGATAGGCGAGGGACATGCTGTGTTGGTAGGACCCGGGAGCTTTCAGGTAAAACTCCCGAAGAAGAGGATGATTGACATCAAGAAGTTCGGTCAGGGCCATGTCCGAGAGAACGCCGAATCCCCGTTCCATTAACGGGAGAAGAAAGACCGCTCCCAGGGCGGATAACAATCCTGTCGAGATTCCCGTTGCAACCATGGTCAGAGGCTTCAGTGGACTCGAAGAATTCCAGTAAAGGTGTTCCCCCAACTCCATCAGAAAGAGAACAAGACCTGTCAGCATACCGGATTTGATAAAGCCGATGCGTCCCCGGAAAAGAGCTGTTGAAAAACCAGCAAGAATGCCAGCGATCGAAATGAATACCGACGTCCAGGGTTGAGAATGGGGCAGAAAGCTGATCGAGATCCCGGTGACAAGCGACAGGGCGACAGACTGCCGTTTTCCGATGAGATGCGTCGAAAGTGCAGCCGCGATGAGAGCAGGAA
This window of the Leptospirillum ferriphilum genome carries:
- the ybeY gene encoding rRNA maturation RNase YbeY → MPVEIENHQKKFAVDAFALSLLANEAQKTLGQSKKNVTITFVNNRRIRIVNREYRGKNRSTDVLSFSYPSPPFPDIPFPDGEILISTEKAERQAREQNISLETEIINLIIHGLCHLAGHDHETGPEDSLRMKSVERKIANALQKVIVKQNLFSIGPQNIPNQIFGKIPD
- a CDS encoding HDIG domain-containing metalloprotein, yielding MAVFVFLAARSIREATDHSPDMFERINQKSVSILFFSLLCGTWVLTVFPAPWLLAPGKFGLTQESRATLLALPALIAAALSTHLIGKRQSVALSLVTGISISFLPHSQPWTSVFISIAGILAGFSTALFRGRIGFIKSGMLTGLVLFLMELGEHLYWNSSSPLKPLTMVATGISTGLLSALGAVFLLPLMERGFGVLSDMALTELLDVNHPLLREFYLKAPGSYQHSMSLAYLSEAAATSIGENPKLARISAYFHDIGKMERPQYFIENQAAYNRHELLTPRMSAIILIDHVRRGIEIGHRYHLPQIVIDAIPEHHGTRLMQFFYRKAFEQESEDHKMGPDSDFRYPGPKPRSKITAIIMLADAVEAAGRVLQRSSPTPARIQGMIEDVFSDIIKDGQLDESPLTLEEIATIKRTFTQILVSIYHHRIPYPKATIPGQKKNSPEKVQGAFNAR